The Streptomyces sp. NBC_01463 DNA window TCCACAGCCAGTGCGAGTCTTGCTGGGTCGTACACCTCGGACATTCCCCCTCCGCATCCGGCCGCCCGTTCGCGGCCTCGTACGGAGTAACGAACCGTTTATCGGAGAGTCACGTCCGATATCCGACAAGATGCGGAATGGCCTGCGCCGCTTCGGCGACAACCGAAGCGGCGCAGGCCATTCCCATGCAGGACGGGACGGGTCAGAACTTCGGGTCCGGCGTCTGCGCCTGGACCAGTTCCTCCGCCTCCTCGCTCGTCTCCACCGACGGGGGCGAACCCGCCAGCGGCTTGTTCGCGGTCTCCTTCATGCAGGCCACCGCGATCACGCCGACCAGCGCCGCCGCCATCGCGTAGTACGCCGGCATCAGGTTGGTGCCCGACCAGCTGATCAGGGCCGTGATGACCAGCGGGGTCGTACCGCCGAAGATCGACGCGGAGAGGTTGTAGCCCACCGACAGGGAGCCGTAGCGGACCTGCGTGGGGAACAGGGCCGGGAGGGCGGCGGACATCGTGCCGAGCATGCAGACCAGGGAGAGGCCCAGCATCAGCATGCCGATCGTGATCGCCGGGATGCTGCCCTGGCGGATCAGGAGGAAGGCCGGCAGGGAGAAGATCAGGAAGCCGAGCATCCCCGTCATGAGCAGGGGCTTGCGGCCGAAGTGGTCGGAGAGCTTGCCCACCTGGCTGATGATCAGCATCAGGAACACCATGACGCCGAGCAGGATCAGCAGGCCGTGGGTCTCGCTGTAGCCGAGCTCGTCGGAGAGGTACGTCGGCATGTACGACAGCAGCATGTAGTCGGTGATGTTGTATGCGCCGACCAGGCAGATGCAGAGGATCAGCGTCGGCCAGTAGTCGCGGAAGATCTTGGCGAGGTCGCCCTTGGCGGTCGTCTCGACGCCGTCCGCGGCCTCCGTGGCGTGGGCGGTGCCGCCCTCCAGCTTCTGGAAGGCGGGGGTCTCGTCGAGGCGCAGTCGCAGGTAGAGGCCGACGAGGCCGAGCGGGCCGGCGACGAGGAAGGGGACGCGCCAGCCCCAGGCTTCCATCTGGGTGTCGTTGAGGAGTGCGTAGAGCGCGGTGACCAGGCCGGCCGCTCCGACGTAGCCGGCCAGGGTGCCGAATTCGAGGAAGCTGCCGAAGTAGCCGCGTCGTTTGTCGGGGGCGTACTCGGCGATGAAGGTGGAGGCGCCGCCGTACTCGCCGCCGGTGGAGAAGCCCTGGAGCATCCGGAAGAGGATGAGGAGGATGGGGGCCCCGACGCCGATGGTGTCGTGGGAGGGGATGACGCCGATGGCGAAGGTGCCGACCGCCATGAGGATCATGGTGAGGGCGAGGACCTTCTTGCGGCCGATCTTGTCGCCCATGGGGCCGAAGAACATGCCGCCGAGCGGTCGTACGAGGAAGGCGACGGCGAAGGTGGCGAAGGAGGAGAGGAGCTGGGTTGTGTCGTTCCCGGACGGGAAGAAGACATGGCCCAGGGTCGCCGCCAGGTAGGAGTAGATGCCGAAGTCGAACCACTCCATGGCGTTACCGAGTGAGGCCGCCTTGACCGCGCGCTTCACCGCCTGGTCGTCCGTGACGGTGATGTCCGTCCTGCGCAGCTTGGGGTTCTGGCGCTTTCGGATGGCACGGAAGAGGGCGGGGTGGCGTTTGACCGCTTCGGGGTCGGCCGCCTGCTGGGGGTCGGAGGCCGCCATGGCCGGGTCCTTTCCTCGGTGGGTGTTTCAGGAAAGGCTTCTGCGCGGACATGGCGGTTGCAAACCGATTCGGCGGTGGATTGGGATGTCCATCACATGTTTTCGGCCGTTCGGCCCAATCCAGGGGTGTGTTTCCGCCGTTTTCCTGCCGGTCGGGTCAGATGCCCAGGTCCTTGATGATCTTGGCGACGTGGCCGGTGGCCTTGACGTTGTAGAAGGCGTGTTCGACCTTGCCGTCCTCGTCGACGACGATCGTCGACCGGATGACGCCCGTCACCGTTTTGCCGTAGAGCTTCTTCTCGCCGAAGGCGGCGTAGGCCTCCAGGGTCTCCTTGGCGGGGTCGCCGACCAGGGTGACCTTGAGGTTCTCCTTCTCGCGGAACTTGGCGAGCTTCTCGGGCTTGTCGGGGGAGACGCCGATGACGTCGTATCCGGCGCCGGCCAGGAGGTCGAGGTTGTCGGTGAAGTCGCAGGCCTGCTTGGTGCAGCCGGGGGTGAGGGCGGCCGGGTAGAAGTAGACGATGACCTTGCGGCCCTTGTGGTCGGCGAGCGATACGTCGTTGCCGTCGGCGTCGGGGAGGGTGAAGGCGGGGGCGGTGTCGCCGGTCTTGAGTCGCTCGCTCATGGTTCTCCTCTTTGGTGCGCGGGGTGTACGGGACCGAGCGTAATAGGGGTGCCGCCGGGTGCGGGGGCGGTCGAGCTGACAGACTGTCGATGAAGGTTTACCGGACGAGGACCACGGAGGCGGCGCAGTGTCGGATGCCAGGACCCCTGCGCAGATCGAGGCGGACATCATCAGCAGGCGCGAGCAGCTCGCGGTGGTGCTCGATGAGATCGGGGTGCGGGTGCACCCGAAGACGATCATCGGTGACGTGAAGGCGAAGGCGGCCGGGGCGGTGGACCGGACGGCCGGGCGGGCGTTCGTCGCGGTGAACCGGACGGTGTCGGACGTGAAGGCGCAGTTCGTTTCGGAGGAGGGTTCGCCGCGTCTGGAGCGGGTGATTCCGGTGGCGTTGCTCGCGGTGGGTGTGGTGGGTCTGCTCACTGTGTCCGCGCAGCGGAAGAAGCGTTGAGCCCCGAGGGCGCCAGGTGGTGTCGGGGCCGGGTAGGTTGCGGGGCGTGAGCGAGAACACCGACGACAAGCTGCCCATCCGGATGCTGCACGACCGTGTGCTGGTCCGGTCCGATTCGCCTGAGGGTGAGCGGCGTTCCGGCGGCGGCATCCTGATTCCGGCGACGGCCGCGGTCGGCCGCCGGCTGGGCTGGGCCGTGGTGGTCGCGGTGGGGCAGAACGTGCGGACGGTCGAGCCGGGGGACCGGGTGCTGTACGACCCCGAGGACCGTGCCGAGGTCGAGGTGCGGGGTGTGGCGTACGTGCTGATGCGGGAGCGGGATCTGCATGCGGTGGCGGCGGACCGGTTCGAGGGTTCGGTGGATTCGACCGGGCTGTATCTGTAGCTCCGGATCGTGCTGTGCGGGGCCTGGTGACGGTTGTCACCAGGCCTTTTGCCTGTTCTTTGCTACGGTGGTGGGACCCCGACGAGACGCGCCGTACCGGGCTTTTTGCAAAGACGACGCACCGTGTTGTTCGCGTGTTCTGTCGTCGGAGGTGCCGTCATGGCGTGGGTTCTGCTGGTGGTCGCTGGTCTGCTGGAAGTGGCCTGGTCGATCGGGATGAAGTACACCGAGGGGTT harbors:
- the proP gene encoding glycine betaine/L-proline transporter ProP — encoded protein: MAASDPQQAADPEAVKRHPALFRAIRKRQNPKLRRTDITVTDDQAVKRAVKAASLGNAMEWFDFGIYSYLAATLGHVFFPSGNDTTQLLSSFATFAVAFLVRPLGGMFFGPMGDKIGRKKVLALTMILMAVGTFAIGVIPSHDTIGVGAPILLILFRMLQGFSTGGEYGGASTFIAEYAPDKRRGYFGSFLEFGTLAGYVGAAGLVTALYALLNDTQMEAWGWRVPFLVAGPLGLVGLYLRLRLDETPAFQKLEGGTAHATEAADGVETTAKGDLAKIFRDYWPTLILCICLVGAYNITDYMLLSYMPTYLSDELGYSETHGLLILLGVMVFLMLIISQVGKLSDHFGRKPLLMTGMLGFLIFSLPAFLLIRQGSIPAITIGMLMLGLSLVCMLGTMSAALPALFPTQVRYGSLSVGYNLSASIFGGTTPLVITALISWSGTNLMPAYYAMAAALVGVIAVACMKETANKPLAGSPPSVETSEEAEELVQAQTPDPKF
- a CDS encoding co-chaperone GroES produces the protein MSENTDDKLPIRMLHDRVLVRSDSPEGERRSGGGILIPATAAVGRRLGWAVVVAVGQNVRTVEPGDRVLYDPEDRAEVEVRGVAYVLMRERDLHAVAADRFEGSVDSTGLYL
- the bcp gene encoding thioredoxin-dependent thiol peroxidase, whose protein sequence is MSERLKTGDTAPAFTLPDADGNDVSLADHKGRKVIVYFYPAALTPGCTKQACDFTDNLDLLAGAGYDVIGVSPDKPEKLAKFREKENLKVTLVGDPAKETLEAYAAFGEKKLYGKTVTGVIRSTIVVDEDGKVEHAFYNVKATGHVAKIIKDLGI
- a CDS encoding DUF3618 domain-containing protein produces the protein MSDARTPAQIEADIISRREQLAVVLDEIGVRVHPKTIIGDVKAKAAGAVDRTAGRAFVAVNRTVSDVKAQFVSEEGSPRLERVIPVALLAVGVVGLLTVSAQRKKR